One window from the genome of Novipirellula caenicola encodes:
- a CDS encoding class I SAM-dependent methyltransferase has protein sequence MIAIDGVRKESIRSHYQLGTLFYRLLWGPHIHHGLWHGNESPYVAQCQLTDTLADMARITANDRVVDIGCGMGGSSIRLAKLRGCDVTGVTLSPVQRRWAMMSSRIKRVGKRTQFLADDAERVSFDRASFDVVWSVECTEHLFDKPEFFHRAATWLRPGGRIAICVWFEGEDTSVADHRKQCEEVCQRFVCPSLATRADYARWITESGMRVTHNEDWTSRVAQTWEICKQRVQRTGVRHLAKILDREQVDFIDGFDALLRAYRSGAMQYGAIVAEKDA, from the coding sequence ATGATCGCCATCGACGGCGTCCGCAAGGAATCCATTCGCAGTCACTATCAACTGGGGACGCTGTTTTATCGTTTGCTGTGGGGGCCGCACATCCATCACGGGCTCTGGCATGGCAACGAATCTCCCTACGTTGCCCAGTGTCAATTGACCGATACGCTTGCTGACATGGCGCGGATTACTGCCAACGACAGGGTGGTCGACATTGGTTGTGGGATGGGCGGATCGTCGATCCGGCTTGCGAAATTGCGTGGGTGTGACGTGACCGGCGTCACGCTCAGCCCGGTCCAGCGACGTTGGGCGATGATGTCGTCAAGAATCAAACGTGTGGGCAAACGGACGCAGTTCCTTGCCGATGATGCCGAACGAGTGAGTTTTGATCGGGCTAGCTTTGACGTGGTGTGGAGCGTCGAATGCACCGAGCATCTATTTGACAAGCCCGAGTTTTTTCACCGAGCGGCGACATGGTTACGACCGGGTGGCCGGATCGCGATTTGTGTTTGGTTCGAAGGCGAAGACACCAGCGTTGCCGATCATCGCAAGCAGTGTGAAGAAGTCTGCCAGCGTTTTGTGTGTCCGTCGCTAGCCACGCGAGCGGACTACGCTCGCTGGATCACCGAATCAGGCATGCGGGTGACTCACAACGAGGATTGGACGAGCCGAGTCGCACAGACCTGGGAGATCTGTAAGCAGCGTGTTCAGCGAACCGGGGTGCGGCATCTCGCCAAAATACTCGACCGAGAGCAAGTTGATTTTATCGACGGATTCGACGCGTTGCTCCGTGCCTATCGAAGCGGCGCGATGCAGTACGGAGCAATCGTCGCCGAAAAGGACGCTTGA